A region of the Scatophagus argus isolate fScaArg1 chromosome 19, fScaArg1.pri, whole genome shotgun sequence genome:
GTCAGCTTTCTGAGTCTGCCTCATCCTGCTCTTCTGAGCAGCGATCCGGTTCTTCTCCCGCCGCATCACCTTCTTTACATCATCTGAGGAACTCTGAGGAAACACAGATGCTGACAGTTCATGTGTGCGCTGTACCTGTGCGTTCCTGTGCATGAGAAAGTGCACATGTTGATGAAGATCAGACTGTGGTGGTTAGCCTGATCCTGCTCGGGGGAATACATGTGAACGTAAGCGCTATTTGTTTTAATGACAGTTTGACAGGAGATGGGCTAAATTTACACCTAATGTGAAGGGTTGGGTCAGGGAGTGGCTGAGTCACTGGTTAGGTATAACGCACACCCTGTTTCATGTCCTGACCACTCGATTTTCTTGGTATCGTAATAACTAATCTCATTTCAACATGCTGAGTCAGTTGCACATCAAAGAGCTAACAAATTATTTATCTAACGTCCGTTAACGCATCACTGAAAAAACCCAAAATTGATACTGATGGAAACTGTCTTATCCACTCAAAATGAGGCTCCCAGCTTGAAGctcacaaacatgaaaagtacaacagcaataaaacagcatttgaatgttttctttttgtttccacagCGTTCTTGAGTGcgaaaagcagcagcaacaacatgtAGAAGACTGGCACACGTGAAACCAGTCAGCACTGAGGCTGATGAGTCTCACATGTACAGAAGCAGTACAGTACGTACTGTCTTTACCACAGTCTGTTCCTGGCAACTCTCAAATCATTCACAAGTTTGAGgacttgcaaaaaaaacaaaggattCCCACTGCTTGGATAAGTGATACATTTTGCAATTCACAAAAGCCTACACTTGAAGCGAGTCATGCCTGCAGCCCATGTGTGCAAGTGAAACACTCTGAGAAACTGTGAAAGTAGCCAGCAAAGACAGTACAAGCGTGCCTTTGACTGTTGCTGCCCAATAAATATGCATCAAACACTACATCCAATCAAAGATTTAGAAGGAATATGTAACATTTAATTCAGAGGATTTGCATTTAAAACGTACATGTGAACGCATAGATGTGCTCAGACCTGAGAACAGGATGTAAGCACGTAAGCTGGGCACATTGCTGAGAAAGTACACGGAGATCCACACTTACCGGTCTGCTTCCAGGAGACGGGGACTTGTAACTTGTGTCATTGCTGTCAGAGCCCTGAGCCATAGCCAACCGTGGCGACTGAAAGTGTGTGCCTTTCcacttctgctttgtgtttttgagtttacgtgtgtgtgtgtgtgtgtgtgtgcgtgtgtgtgagtgagatagagagagagagagagaaaaagaaagaaagatagagagTCTGTGTAGCAGAACGAGTGCTGAGAAGACTTTGGCTTAATGAgtctctttcttccctcttttctttccctttctgtcactcctccttctctttcactctctcgCTTGTGTTCTCCTCCTttatcgctctctctctttctctctctcactctctctctctctgtcacactcactcactcacacacacacacacacacacacacacacgtacgctGTGAGTCTAGCTGTCTGCCTAATTAGCTCTATCTGATGTGGCTTCTGGTAAGAATCTGGGTAAGTTGCATTAGACTGGAAGTCACATGTCTGATGGAAAGTTAGAGCACACAAGGTAATCTTGTAAACtccagaaaaataacattttaaaggtttGAGTTACAAtatgaataaatgagtgaatgTTGTAAGGAAAAGTTTCAAATACTTTACATATACCAGACTAAtagggataaaaaaaatgatgatttttgAGTAAAAATTAATGTTTGGTAGCAACAGATTAGAAATTCAAGAAAATATTTCTCTCCAAAGACAAGATATTTACCTTGCTGCAacttattttttcacattattttaacGCGCGTGCGTGTGAGGGCATATGTCTAGGTGCAAGTGTGTTAGATCGGCACCATGGGcattccctcttcctctttttttagCTGCCACATGTGATGTCATGTTTCGACTAAATCCTCAAGAGACAGCACATCCGTAAAATCCTCATGGATGACTGCCTCGTGAATATTTACACTTCGTGTGTGGTAATTTCCAGATCTGTGCTGCCCTTTTCTTGCTTTGCGACACACCAGCTGCAATGTCAAGGGCTTTGGGCTTTGATAAAAATGCTCAAGGGGCTCCCCAAAAACCCACCTAGATTTCCCtcattgtctttttcatttgaaatgatgCTGCAAAGATGTGGGGAATCTGCTAGAAAATGTACAGTTTGACAAGGTTAAAGTCACCAAATGTACGCAGTGGTTTTTGGAGGGGGGGAAGGTGCGTGCTGGAAATCAAtaaaatttttgctttttcaccCAGTGACTTCAGAAAGTGTCTAAAAATAAACGTTAGTGTGTGTCTGACAAATGCTGCAGCTTTCACGTCCATTAGAAATCTACGTTAAAAGTCAGGGTGACGGCGTATGCGTTGCATATGTGAGCTCTTGTaagattttcttgttttccccCCATCATGAGGTAGCATTTGGTGATGCAAGACCAAGATTTtcttgtgaggaaaaaaaaaaaagaatcaggACCAAAACAGCTTTGCTTGGCAGAACAACCCtcccacacaaaaacatgttctgCCATCGCAGGAATTTTGAAGAGCTTGGGCAAGGGCAGACATTTCTAATGCTTGGCATTTAACGCTGTCCAAAAAGAGTTGagactgtaaaaagaaaagaaaatgcagaggAAAGCTGATTAGTCAAATTCTGCTTcaagcagcacacagacacaatacagttcaaatatagaaaaacaaaacaagactaCAGCTTTGACTTAGCGCGGCCTGATCTGGTGTGTTATTTCCAAAGCTTAAGCCTCATCTCAATGTGTGAGAGATACAGCAAGTCTGGATGAAAAATGTTGAGTAGATTGTGTTCATTTCAACATatgtatgatttttttgttttatttatcttgtcTATTGTCTGTTTAAGGTtccttttcagttcagtgtggATGCATTTGTGCACCGTTCCATCTGGTgattattaaaacaaagaaagcattttGCCCTCTTCGGCGTTTTAACTCTGGTTCTTAATCAGGCTCACAGAAGCAACGAGAACTTGCAAAATGGCTTATCAAAGGCGACAGAGATCAAGCGTGACAAACTCGGACGAAAATCCTGAGCGAAATTTAGCAGAAGTGACAGCTGTAGTACGGTTTCAATGAATTTTAACTGCTGCTGTCAACGGTAGTGACTCCTCTTCTTCAGGTCTCACTGATACTTGGAAAAACCCTTGAAGGGCCATTTATTTAGATAGCAAACTGAGATGCCCTCATTTGTGGCCTCTCTTCCTGGGAAATGACTGTGGGAGGTTTCTAATAAACACCAAATTAttgagagaaagtgaagaaTTGTGTAGACGCCAAAAACACGTGTTGTGGGTTCAATTACGCCGAACTGAGATAAATATTCACTTCGAAGCAAAGGCCAAGTTTGAGTCATCCTAGAAAGGTGTCAAGTCCAGTTCACCGTGATGGGTGATGTGAAGTTATTTTAATCCCTCAGATGGTGTTTGATGTACACTTACCCTTGACCAATATTCAGACACTGGAACCTTAACTGTAGCTGAAATGATGGTCAGTGTATTGACCACAAATCATCACCTGGTAGTGATgacgagagagagaaaaaaaaagaaagagcacGGCCCTCTGTTAGTTTGGGAAACAACATGGTGGTAAATTCCCACTCTTAGTTTCATTGTAAGTTGTTCTGTGTTTTAAGATGATTTCAGACAGGAACACGTCTTTCTCAAGCGAGTCCAAAATGTTGTATTGCTCACATTGCATCAATCTAGACTTGATGCAACACTTCCTCATCAGCAGAGGAGAACATCCTCGATTTTGATCcacaaaaaaatccactttAGTCCAGGATCTTTGATTCTGTTACCAGGCTTCCTGTGGGtataagtgaaaacaaatcGCCTGTAGCTGTCCTGGTACACTTTACACTTATTagaacatttgatttttagTATCAGTTTTATTAGCAGTATGTTTTTCCTCggcatttaacccatccttggttgaacacgCATGCAACACCCAAcaaatcacatgcagtgaacgcacacacacacacacacacaggagcagtgggctgccatgtctgGCACCCGGTGAGCAGTTGGGGtgttaggtgccttgctcaagggcacgtccACTGTTTAACAATGGAACAATTGATTATTTACCCCTCCACACACGCAAATTTTTCTTGCCGGCCCGGGgaatcacaagctgcttctctaACCTTTTTAAATATCTATTGAATGTGATAATatggaaacacagacaagagaATTTGCTGATTCAATACTGAGTATTAGGCATGGAGAGATTATGTTGATAATCTTCAAAACAggttgttaaaatgtaaaaaatgtaacaaagcCTGGCGTTTGTTCTGCTTTCCTGTGCAGCATCTCCGAAAGATGCTTACAGTGTCTGCCTGCAGGACATCACGAGATAAATAAGAGGCGGcgctgaagctgctgtgtgattcagattatttttgtccattaacttcaaacaaacaaacaaacaaaaaaaagcaactgaaacattttataCAGCGGTGTCCTTACCACAGATTTGTAACCTCTACGAGTCATCCTCATCAAACCTCAGACAGaaatatgtcattaaaaaaaaaacattgtcagtCAAGCAGCAGTTGATGTGTCAACATATGAAGTCAGCTTAGCAGGATGGGGTTCTACAGGTTTTTTCCCACTTTAACAACAGTAAAGTTAAAGCCTGTAGTAGAAAACAAAGAGGTTGAAGCATTTCTGTGTCATGGACCTGgtgcacccccacccccaccataATCCAGTTTACTCTCTTTTTACGTTTTACACTTTTTATTCAGCAATTTTAAAGAGCTGTTTACTTGCCATAAAACTGCAGCATAATTGACAGGGTGTACAGTATGAAATGCATGAATATGTTACCCTTTCTTAAAGATCAAACCCTCCATGTACTGACAGTGTAGGAAGAAGTGACAATCATCctgttttttggcattttggcaTTGCCGTGAACACAGCAGACTAGACCTCTGTGGTTTTTTGCCCTTTTGCGGTAACGACAGACtacaaagaaaatctgtgaaggaaagaaagggtGTTGAGGGATTTTTCTGACATGCGGCAGGTCTTTTCAACATCTGCGATACTGTAAATCAACCAACCTGAACTTTATGGGTGAAACACTTCAGCCTGACACGATTAGATGGAAAAACTATgcccacaaaaacactgatgaagGTGAATGGAAACGTGTGTTGATGACTAACTGAACAGGAAGCTGTTTGTAGTTTTAGTTTGCCTCCACCTGCAGGACATCATAGGAAGCACTGAGTGTGGTTGGTGTAATTACAGGTGTCGTCCAGGTGGAGGCGGTGTGGAACAAGCATAGCAGCAGGCTTGTGATGTGAAGTTTTTCGATTTGTGTAAGAAGATGAAAACGCAGCGAcgaagctgctgtgtgatgtaaagaaataatgtttcagtgagtgtgtgttgtgacagAAGTTTGTATGAGTGTCAAAAGACTGGGTCCCGCTGTATTACTCAGGCTGCACTACAGCGTCTATTCACAGGCGCGATCCCACTACTGAGCGGCACGGGGGCTTTGACCTGCTCCGTTTCCGACCTGGGCCGGTGCACCCCTCCTTAGACGACCTGGTGGTCCCGAGCTCCCCCAGGAGCACCATATCGATACCGAACTTAGTGCGGACACCCGATCGACATAGTCCGCTGCAGCTCAGAGCTCCTGAGCTCAAACGATCCGCCAGCCTCAGCCTCCCGGTAGCTTGGATTACAGGCGCGCGCCACCGCACCCGGCGGTAGCAGCACGAGCTCAGAGGGCTTTTGACTCAGACTATCGTGACGTCATCACGCAGTGCGCTGCAGCGGCTTCTAGTGACAGGAAGTCGTAGCTGCAGTGATGGAGACATGGATATATAGAAATTAATGTCAATAAAACATAGATAAAATAAGTGCTTTTGAGTTGGCTGAGAGTTTTAGTCTGATCATATTTGCGCTTAATTACAtttgtactactactactggTAACATATGTAGTATGAATAtgtgtctgatgtgttttcaaagaTACTGAGTTTGACTATCTGctctatataaacaaaagtatcctgacacacctctttatggggctgtttttcaggggtcaGACTcagctccttacttccagtgaagggagatcttaatgcttcagcataccaagacattttggacaatgctgtgctttcaACCCTATGGCAACaatttggggaaggcccttttctattccagcatgactgtgtcccagtgcacaaagtccatgaagacatggttggagGAGTTTGAcatggaagaacttgacttaTCTATAATTGAATATAGAAATTAGTGTTTATGCtagaaaatattaattagcCACACAGAGTTCTTTTCTGTTTACACCTCCATCTCAATGtagcaacacaacagcaacaacagaaaacacatacGGACCTTCAACTCAGCGCCATCAAATGCAATCAAATGTCACGTGGTTGTGATTTCCAAGTTTGACCAGATGTGTAAATGACATACAAATCTTGACTTCATAAATGAAGTCAATCACAGTATGTTCATGAAAAAGTTCATCAGTGAGTGCCAGCATCTCATGGTTTATCAGTATGAAACAATTTTCCATGAAAAAAACTGACTCTGCATACCCTGTTATATTGTTAACATAACTTTTATTGTATGGTTCTATGTTGTGTTCCCTGAACCAACAGTGTTAAGAACATGAAGAACAAATGATGTGACAAGATAAAAATTCATTGTGGAGTATTTTAATATTCTGACAGCATCAGCAAAAACTGTTCGTTTTACAAAACACGTTTCCTTAAAAATCAGTCCAAACTattacaataaaatgaaaaaaagaacacttAAATCTAAGAATGTAAATCCATAAACACAGATAAAGAACATCAACCACTGGTTCACATGTTAACCATCATCAGACTTGTGTCAGACTCTCTGGGATTTATTAGCtgcaagagagaaagacagacagcattAGTAAGTGCAAAAAGTAGTATGTAAGTATGTGTCTTTGTAAGGTGCATTTCAACCTCAGTGTGTCTTTATAATACATTACAATCACTACTTGGATGAACTGGCTAAGAAATATTTAGCATTATGTGACGTTCACTTTGCATGAACCCATTGTGGTcacctgctctgtgtttttgtccactTCAGGGCGTGTCTCGGAGGCACAGATGTGGTCGGGTGATAGAAAGTACATCCAACTCGTTTGCACTGCGCCGCGAAGCGACAAGGCTGCAATTGAGACGAACAACATTTAGAAAGTCAGACTGCACCTCTGGGCGAGTGCACACTGCCCCCCACTGGAAGCATAAGCACAACTAAACCAGCAACTTTCACGCAAAGCACTTCCAGCTTTAACCTGAATTCTTCAAAGCGACACTTGGTCTTACCTTGGGATGATAAAACGCACACTCCATCTTCTTGCAGTCTGGGTAGAAGCGACACACACTCGTGACCTGCACTGGCTGAGCTGCTGTGGACAGAAAGATTCACGTTAGAGATACATTTGGTTTTGGgcagagagaggctgaaaaGTGTGTCAGGGAAGTGATGAGAGGGTACCTGGCCTGGGCGGAGGAGCAGCTGTGCTCCTGCGGCTGACGTGAGTGAAGGGACAGTCAGACTTGGTGCACCTGGCGTCGTATTTACAATTAGGATGGACAAAAAGGCATTTATCCCCGAACTTGCAGCTGGGAAAAGTccttcagaaaaacaaaacacataaaaattaGAATAATGACATAGTGAGcacagaacaaataaaacctCTTAATTTCTTCAATTTATGAAAAATACTCACTTGCACTGTGTTGTAGGGTGATGGTACATGCACTCATCTCCACTTTTACAGACTGGCCAGAACTTGCATCTTTCCATCACCTTCTGTTTCTTTAAAGGAGCGCTATCCTCCTCTGCTACATCAACGTCCATCACGTCATCTAtcagaagaggacagaaagtAAATGGGGATATGACCAAAAGCATTAATTCAGTAAAGACACAAACTTTTACCAAAACACCTAAATTATCGTACAGAATTATTACTGATGAAATACGACACCTTCAGATGATGTGACTCCTCCCTGTAGTCGGTGAAGGACACTGAGTTTGGGCTCCCTGGGTCCGTCAGTGCCCTTTGTGAGCGGTCTGACGTCATCCAGATCCATCTCAGCGTCTGCGAGGTTCCCCAGCGGGCTCGGTACCCCGTCTAATGTCACTATGAACTTGGGGCTTTCAGTGTCGCCTCTCTCCTTACTAGCAAGAGGGAAAATCCACAGAGCACAAGgaagaaaaattaaacataacaaacaaatcaacaatGGCTAACACTTCTCAGGTCTAAATGTACAGTCTCTTATCTATATTATCTATATTTTGTGCGTGTACCTGGCTTGGACAGTGCGTGGTAAAGCAGAGTGGACTTCCTCTTTGGCCTGAAGACGCTGCTGGTTTCTAGCTGGAGGCTCCTGAAGTTGCGGGCGACTCATAATGAAGGAGCGAGTATCAAATGTCTTGGCCTCACTGCCTAGAGGTACAACACAAATGCCGAAGTCCCAATGTAAAGCATCAGTGAATATAATCCAtcaaattttaaacattttctaacTAACTTTTCTAAcgacaaaacagaacaaaaaggaCTGACCACAGTCACTCTGCTCTCCTACATCACTGCTCTCTGCTAAGTCCAACTGGAGGCGTGAAGCTAAAGATCTCACTGGAGCTGCGGAGGAAAACGCAACAACaagcattaattaattaagctGCCTTGCAGTTGTATGTGTCCATGCACCAGAGGAGTGCACTTGGAGACTGTTCTGACAGAGTACAGAGGACTGATGGAGAATTTATTCTCACAGTGTGGcaacagtcacctgaagctTAATATTTGCAAAACCAATGAGTTTGTGGTGGACTACTGCTGGGTGTCAAATTAGTGTGTACCTCAGTTTGGGATGAATCACACGGATTCTATTTGCATTATTGCGTAACAGTCTAGTTATACATCAGTTGTGCAAGTATATTTAAAAGCTACGTGAGACATTCTGGTGGATTTTctggacatttttaaattagtttattAGTTTACATACACCTTTAACAGTAAGTATGTCGACTGTGAGTCTTTTTTGTTGGATGCCAGGGTGTTCGGAGCTGTGCTCGGCAACAGGCATCCCACATGGTGTACTATTTATACTCTTCACATACCAGGTGTTCTGGGAGGAGGTAGTCCTGTAGTTGCGTAAGTCGGGACCCTTGGAGCCAGGCTGTGGAGGTGCTCCTGGACCAGCTGGATGGCTGCACTCATCTCTTCACTGCTGGCCAAGCGAGTACGAGGTGCCACAGGAACAGTCTGCCTCTGTGGTACTGGGGGTGTTTGGGAGGTCAGTGTGAGAAAGTGATAAGAACAGCTGAGATGCTCATGTTAATGTGTTAAACGTACTTGTGGGGTAGGCTGTGGTTTTGGTGATTGAATCCTGAGCTTCAGAGATGGCCTTGAGTATTAGATTCCTGTTGGCTTGCTTGGCTGGAGGAAGAGTAGGTCTTAAACAACAGAAACCACAGCAATGTTAGAATCCAGGAAAAAATGCAAAGTTTAAAGTGTGACTACACACCCAGTTCTGCGAGCTCCTTGCTTTTCAGCATATTTACAAAATACAGCAGAGGACTGCACAGGACAACCACTGCAGGGTGTGAAGTGTGCATTATCTCTCAAAGACTTTTTTAAGTTTAAGATTTTAAGATGAAGAAGTTAGTGCCGgattgtcttttgtttcttttcagtgACAGTGAAGAGTCTTACATGATTACTAATGTAGTGTCAAATAAGACCAGTTTCAGAGAAGGAATCGAACCGAATGCATATACCCAAGACATCACATTTGCTAATGTGTTGACAATCCTGGCTTGCCAATTCAACACTGTATAACATATAATGTTCCCAAATATCATAACACTGACTTGCGTTCTGGTTTGGAGGGTAGGGAAACTCTACTGGACAGGCCTCTTCCTCCGTAGCCTGTATCCTCGTCTTCCAAGTCGTCACTGTCCTCATCCTCCACACGGTTCACTCGCACCACTGAACTCGCTACTGGCGCCTTACGTTTCCGTGAAAAATCCTCCTGCTGAACAAAGATGGCAGAACATCATTATTATCACTGATCTTTAACTACACCTATCTGACACTTTGTCAACAGGAGGTGAACATCACAGGCAATTTGCACAGTTGTATGTACCACCGATTAAATCTTACCTTACTGGATCCGGTTCTGGAGGTTCTGATGCCtctgctgtcctgctgcctgctgtgagAAGATCCCTCTGTGGGGCGACATGCACCAATGCCAACTGATGTGAATTTGCTCTGACCCGGTCTGTAGATTTCAGCTGTGGGTCGACTGGCGTTGCCACGTGTTAGACCATGGTTGGCGCCTATTTCTACAGGGTCCTCAGCGATGAGGTCGTCATCCATCTCTGGTTTGATGTCGATAACTGCCTCTGAGGGGAGCATCTCCATGCGAGGCTTAACAGCGGAGGTAAGTCGGGAGGAAGTCTTCTCCATGGTGCCTCTCCTTGCAACAAATAAAGGAGCATGTGTTGTTTAAGATGATGACACTTACACAGTGTTGCCTGCACTTGAGGACAATAATAATGCTTCTATCATTCCATTTGGTACCTGCTTTCATGAGCAGAGCTGGACACACGTGCTTCATTCCTATCAGAACGTGAGCTGGACGCTGTCGGCACCTTCgactcctctgctctgctgtcttcaCTCACAGATGCTCGACTCTTCCCAGTCCCAGTACCGCTGTCAGACTGGAGCTGATGTTTGAGGGATGCAGGCTCTGGAACAGTGATGTGGAGAACAAAACCTGAGCTCGTCTGAGATACTAAAATGGCAGGTCACATGAAACCAACATGTATAAAATGGTTGTCTATTCAGCTGGGGAGGCGGTAAAGCGTTATCATGCTAAACATTATCAGGGGAGTCCTCGCAGGTTCACCACTCTGgcaataaattatttattaacacAATTCTATCACAGCTGCTTAAAGGGTGCAGAAATTCTTGAATGCATTCAACATAATGACTTACCAACAGCCACAGATCTTAACTTCTCTAGCACACCCTGTAGCCTAAAATCAATGAAGCAGAAACCCACGTTACAGCAAGAACAGATGTGTGTATAGGGGAATAACTGTTGTTACAAGTGTAAGACAAGGGGGAATTTAATTAGACAGGACATAAAGTTTTTTGGTTGGTCTGATCATACCAGGCTGTGAATTTAATCGTGTTGCTTCCAAGGAAAAGGGAGAGATCGTCAGCCATCTGCTGGGAGGTTTTCTTGTTTGCTACCATCACCATAATATAGTCAGGGAGCTCCTCGTCTACATCGATAAAGAGagtaaaacacacataacatgTAATGTTTGACTGAAGTACGAAGCAACAACAAGATCTGTATTTTACTCACTTACCAATATATGCCCCGAGCTCTTGAAGTTTGCCCTTGATAGCAGCCTGAAACAGACCAAAAGTACAGTGAAGATGTTGTTAGCTAGTTAAAGAAATTATGGACGGCAAGCTATCCGCGCTGTTATCATTCATTGGAGCCGACAAGGTCGCCTTTAAGCATCGTTAAAACGGAAGTTggccttaaaaaaaataaacaaaaaactactAACATCTGATTGCTGGTTATGTTGTAAAGTGATGTACCAAGCCTTCCTCGGCCTTGTAAATAAAAACCTTGTTACCATTCTGTCTGAATGACAAATTACGCTAGCTAGCTTATGTTAGCTTGCGACGTATGTTCTACCTTAACCAGGCTTTAAGTCTGAAGCAAATCAATCAAATACATCACATAACGTTACTCACTCTAATTTTCTTGCTGATCTCCGCCCCGATCTccatgctttttgttttagtcaAATAGAAAAGTTCTAAAAGAAACAACTGTTCTCCCAGCAGCACcactgagcagcagagagaggtATTACGTATGATCACGTGGTCGACGGAATTAGTCGAGGATCTGTGGCCGAACTGGGCCGAGGAAGGCCTTCGTCTTCTTCTGGGTTTCCGGCCGACTGCATGACTGGTGACACATTGCTGCCCCAGTCTCAGTGTAGCCATAACAGCTGTGtgtctttcccttctctctctccaaagataacaacaaaaaataaataaattaattattaaaaaaaaaatcacagttttgtgTAGTGTCAGTAGGAATgccttttctttgcattttcacaCTTCTTCTGCcacacagctgatgtgtttCTCAGTTTGCACTCATATGTCCCAATGAGTACTCTGACTTTGGTTGATTGTTTGCAGCCATGAGAGCTGCCTCAGCCCCCTTCACCCCAACATGGACTGGCACCCAAGGAAACCCCACCAAACTGCTCAGCCTGCTCAGTCCTATATTAAAATCACCACAACTCCACCATGAGGTCAGACTGAGCACCTAGCTTGCCTTCTCTTAAGTCTTATCGGACGCCAAATCCTAACATGTGACCGCTTGTTTTGGCTTCACCTCAAGTTATTTTTCTCAGCTTTTGTCTTAGCAGTcaagtgaatattttgtgtAGAGCAAAAGCAGGTATTGAGGCTTTGTACTGTCAGCATTACAGTATGTTAgtaaaaaatgacatttcaccAATAAATTCACACAATCTGAAAA
Encoded here:
- the zc3h14 gene encoding zinc finger CCCH domain-containing protein 14 isoform X3, with translation MEIGAEISKKIRAAIKGKLQELGAYIDEELPDYIMVMVANKKTSQQMADDLSLFLGSNTIKFTAWLQGVLEKLRSVAVEPASLKHQLQSDSGTGTGKSRASVSEDSRAEESKVPTASSSRSDRNEARVSSSAHESRRGTMEKTSSRLTSAVKPRMEMLPSEAVIDIKPEMDDDLIAEDPVEIGANHGLTRGNASRPTAEIYRPGQSKFTSVGIGACRPTEGSSHSRQQDSRGIRTSRTGSSKQEDFSRKRKAPVASSVVRVNRVEDEDSDDLEDEDTGYGGRGLSSRVSLPSKPERKPTLPPAKQANRNLILKAISEAQDSITKTTAYPTIPQRQTVPVAPRTRLASSEEMSAAIQLVQEHLHSLAPRVPTYATTGLPPPRTPAPVRSLASRLQLDLAESSDVGEQSDCGSEAKTFDTRSFIMSRPQLQEPPARNQQRLQAKEEVHSALPRTVQASKERGDTESPKFIVTLDGVPSPLGNLADAEMDLDDVRPLTKGTDGPREPKLSVLHRLQGGVTSSEDDVMDVDVAEEDSAPLKKQKVMERCKFWPVCKSGDECMYHHPTTQCKTFPSCKFGDKCLFVHPNCKYDARCTKSDCPFTHVSRRSTAAPPPRPAQPVQVTSVCRFYPDCKKMECAFYHPKPCRFAAQCKRVGCTFYHPTTSVPPRHALKWTKTQSS
- the zc3h14 gene encoding zinc finger CCCH domain-containing protein 14 isoform X2, with the translated sequence MEIGAEISKKIRAAIKGKLQELGAYIDEELPDYIMVMVANKKTSQQMADDLSLFLGSNTIKFTAWLQGVLEKLRSVAVEPASLKHQLQSDSGTGTGKSRASVSEDSRAEESKVPTASSSRSDRNEARVSSSAHESRRGTMEKTSSRLTSAVKPRMEMLPSEAVIDIKPEMDDDLIAEDPVEIGANHGLTRGNASRPTAEIYRPGQSKFTSVGIGACRPTEGSSHSRQQDSRGIRTSRTGSSKEDFSRKRKAPVASSVVRVNRVEDEDSDDLEDEDTGYGGRGLSSRVSLPSKPERKPTLPPAKQANRNLILKAISEAQDSITKTTAYPTIPQRQTVPVAPRTRLASSEEMSAAIQLVQEHLHSLAPRVPTYATTGLPPPRTPAPVRSLASRLQLDLAESSDVGEQSDCGSEAKTFDTRSFIMSRPQLQEPPARNQQRLQAKEEVHSALPRTVQASKERGDTESPKFIVTLDGVPSPLGNLADAEMDLDDVRPLTKGTDGPREPKLSVLHRLQGGVTSSEDDVMDVDVAEEDSAPLKKQKVMERCKFWPVCKSGDECMYHHPTTQCKTFPSCKFGDKCLFVHPNCKYDARCTKSDCPFTHVSRRSTAAPPPRPAAQPVQVTSVCRFYPDCKKMECAFYHPKPCRFAAQCKRVGCTFYHPTTSVPPRHALKWTKTQSS
- the zc3h14 gene encoding zinc finger CCCH domain-containing protein 14 isoform X1, whose translation is MEIGAEISKKIRAAIKGKLQELGAYIDEELPDYIMVMVANKKTSQQMADDLSLFLGSNTIKFTAWLQGVLEKLRSVAVEPASLKHQLQSDSGTGTGKSRASVSEDSRAEESKVPTASSSRSDRNEARVSSSAHESRRGTMEKTSSRLTSAVKPRMEMLPSEAVIDIKPEMDDDLIAEDPVEIGANHGLTRGNASRPTAEIYRPGQSKFTSVGIGACRPTEGSSHSRQQDSRGIRTSRTGSSKQEDFSRKRKAPVASSVVRVNRVEDEDSDDLEDEDTGYGGRGLSSRVSLPSKPERKPTLPPAKQANRNLILKAISEAQDSITKTTAYPTIPQRQTVPVAPRTRLASSEEMSAAIQLVQEHLHSLAPRVPTYATTGLPPPRTPAPVRSLASRLQLDLAESSDVGEQSDCGSEAKTFDTRSFIMSRPQLQEPPARNQQRLQAKEEVHSALPRTVQASKERGDTESPKFIVTLDGVPSPLGNLADAEMDLDDVRPLTKGTDGPREPKLSVLHRLQGGVTSSEDDVMDVDVAEEDSAPLKKQKVMERCKFWPVCKSGDECMYHHPTTQCKTFPSCKFGDKCLFVHPNCKYDARCTKSDCPFTHVSRRSTAAPPPRPAAQPVQVTSVCRFYPDCKKMECAFYHPKPCRFAAQCKRVGCTFYHPTTSVPPRHALKWTKTQSS